The following coding sequences are from one bacterium SCSIO 12741 window:
- a CDS encoding ABC transporter permease: MLLKIAWRNVWRNKSRSAVVILAIAIGIFAAIFFAAFMTGMVNQQIDRNIRLETSHLQLCAKDFPLNEDLGLYLENSSQIVADLKSRSGVQSVTSRIVSNGMASTANKALGVRIMGVDPDQEKQTTRLWAEVDTGTYFEGKSRTAPILISQKQAEELKVRLKSKIVLDLPDRTGNVSRGLFRVVGIYKTGNGLFDGSSIFVKKEDLRPLLNFPEDGAHEIAVMLQDDRILEEFHKQVTEDYPNAEVRDWGELQPSVKMYSGFIDQFNFILLAIILIALIFGIINTMLMVIMERTHEIGMLRSIGMSKPRVAGMIILETMFLSLVGGIAGCLISIVVIGYLGNSGIDLTAYMGAMEDLGFSPIIYPEVEFVFYFQITIMVSITAIIAAWFPARRAIKLNPATAIREM, from the coding sequence ATGCTACTAAAAATCGCCTGGAGAAATGTGTGGAGAAATAAATCCAGAAGTGCCGTGGTCATTTTGGCTATTGCCATTGGAATATTCGCTGCTATATTTTTCGCTGCCTTTATGACCGGAATGGTCAACCAGCAAATCGATCGGAATATTCGTTTAGAAACGTCTCATTTGCAGCTTTGCGCCAAGGATTTTCCACTGAACGAAGATCTCGGCTTGTACCTTGAAAATTCATCCCAAATAGTGGCCGATCTGAAGAGCCGAAGCGGGGTGCAAAGTGTCACTTCTCGAATCGTTTCCAATGGAATGGCGTCTACGGCCAACAAAGCCTTGGGCGTTCGAATTATGGGCGTTGATCCTGATCAAGAAAAGCAAACTACCAGGCTGTGGGCCGAAGTTGATACCGGTACCTATTTTGAAGGCAAGAGCAGAACCGCCCCCATATTAATCAGCCAAAAGCAAGCTGAAGAGTTAAAGGTTCGCCTCAAGTCTAAGATTGTACTCGATCTGCCAGATAGAACCGGGAATGTATCACGGGGGCTGTTTCGGGTTGTTGGTATTTATAAGACGGGAAATGGATTGTTTGATGGATCATCAATTTTCGTCAAAAAAGAAGATTTAAGGCCATTGCTCAATTTCCCGGAAGATGGTGCTCATGAAATAGCGGTAATGCTTCAGGATGACCGAATTCTTGAGGAGTTTCACAAGCAGGTAACGGAAGATTACCCCAATGCCGAAGTAAGAGATTGGGGAGAACTGCAGCCCAGCGTAAAAATGTATTCTGGCTTCATCGACCAGTTCAACTTCATCTTATTGGCCATCATTCTAATCGCCCTCATTTTTGGTATTATCAATACTATGCTCATGGTCATTATGGAGCGTACGCACGAAATCGGGATGTTGAGGTCCATTGGAATGAGTAAGCCCAGGGTAGCTGGAATGATTATCCTGGAGACCATGTTCTTGTCCTTGGTTGGGGGAATAGCCGGTTGCTTAATTTCCATAGTCGTAATTGGATATTTAGGGAATTCAGGAATTGACCTTACCGCTTATATGGGAGCTATGGAAGACTTAGGTTTTTCTCCCATTATTTATCCCGAGGTGGAGTTCGTGTTCTACTTCCAGATAACCATTATGGTGAGCATCACCGCCATCATTGCCGCTTGGTTTCCAGCGCGTAGAGCCATTAAATTAAACCCCGCTACCGCCATACGGGAAATGTGA
- a CDS encoding ABC transporter permease, whose amino-acid sequence MILARLAWRNLWRNRRRTLITISSIAFAVVIAVVMRGFQLGTYDSMIEGTLRTSSGHVQIQHKDFFDDASIEHIFDYTPELQKLTAVNPAIQNQFPRFENFALASFESHTKGVPVVGMKPELEVDALAIQDKLTQGEYLEPGEDGLLISEDLARFLQVALGDSMVLFGQGYHGVTAVGKYPIKGIYDFNYSGQGGGPVFLNLEQAQDLYGAYGMLSSLSLILNNKEESEELQKELLTEFEGSPITALTWKKLNENLLQSIELDSVSGLIMIGVLYLVIGFGIFGTLLMMAAERRREFSVMNSMGMQRRHIVQLVAIETLWLALISVIVGVLISLPINAYFWYNPIEFSGETAEMFSEYNVEPVMRMSMELGYLIDQALVVFLLSTVSLIAPLSLILNLNIVNALRGR is encoded by the coding sequence ATGATACTTGCAAGATTGGCCTGGAGAAACTTATGGCGCAACCGTCGCCGAACTTTGATCACGATATCGAGCATTGCCTTTGCCGTGGTTATCGCCGTGGTGATGCGCGGATTTCAGCTCGGTACCTATGATTCCATGATTGAAGGTACGCTGCGTACTTCAAGTGGACATGTCCAAATTCAGCACAAAGACTTTTTTGATGATGCCAGTATAGAGCACATTTTCGACTACACGCCAGAACTTCAAAAGTTAACTGCGGTAAATCCAGCTATTCAAAATCAATTTCCGCGGTTCGAAAATTTTGCCTTGGCGTCTTTCGAGTCCCACACCAAGGGCGTGCCTGTGGTAGGTATGAAGCCCGAACTTGAGGTTGATGCTCTGGCTATTCAAGATAAGCTGACCCAGGGAGAATATTTAGAACCGGGTGAAGACGGACTTCTAATTTCCGAAGATTTAGCTCGATTTCTGCAAGTAGCTTTGGGTGATAGTATGGTTCTGTTTGGTCAGGGCTATCATGGGGTGACGGCTGTTGGTAAATATCCGATCAAAGGGATTTATGATTTCAATTATTCAGGGCAGGGGGGAGGTCCTGTATTTCTTAATCTGGAACAAGCTCAGGATTTATACGGTGCCTACGGTATGCTCTCTTCCCTGAGCCTAATTCTGAATAACAAGGAGGAGTCAGAAGAGCTTCAAAAAGAACTTTTGACCGAATTTGAAGGTTCTCCAATTACCGCCTTGACCTGGAAAAAACTAAACGAGAATTTACTTCAAAGTATCGAGTTGGATAGCGTTTCGGGGCTCATTATGATTGGGGTTCTCTACCTCGTCATTGGCTTTGGAATTTTTGGAACGCTACTTATGATGGCGGCAGAACGTAGAAGGGAGTTCTCAGTTATGAATTCCATGGGTATGCAACGCAGGCATATTGTTCAGCTGGTGGCCATTGAAACGCTTTGGTTGGCCCTTATTTCGGTCATCGTTGGGGTACTGATTTCATTGCCCATAAATGCCTATTTCTGGTATAATCCCATTGAGTTTTCCGGCGAAACAGCCGAAATGTTTTCCGAATACAACGTGGAGCCCGTTATGAGGATGTCGATGGAGTTGGGTTATCTGATCGATCAGGCCTTGGTTGTGTTTCTTTTGAGCACAGTCTCGCTTATAGCACCGTTGAGCCTGATCTTAAATTTAAATATCGTAAACGCACTTAGAGGGAGGTAA
- a CDS encoding ABC transporter permease: MKTYFILAWRNLWRNRRRTLITVSSICFALFFGLMMKSVVKGMYDRIDDQMIRNTTGYVQLQHPAYWDDKNIDNSMAWDEDFKSLVQSTPGVEAMAPKLDYFALVSTGNITKGTAVIGTLPEMEKQLSGMHTKVVEGTYFSEANQGTMVAVDLAKYLKLSIGDTLVLFGQGYHGITAAGKYWVQGIVDFNVPLMNTSMLFIHLEDAQHLFGAEGRLTHVSLMVESPEYMIPVQSQLNQQLDSTQAIAKNWKELNPEYVQSQGTKNVSTGIMIGVLYLIVGFGIFGTLFMMTLERRREFSVMISIGMKRSKLAIVVFIESVLLGIIGVLSGLGISLPVLFYLNANPIELTGDMAAMYRQYNIEPTFIFSTEPVFIFNQLMIIFCICVLLAVVPIISVHRLNFVNALRGR; the protein is encoded by the coding sequence GTGAAAACCTACTTCATATTGGCTTGGCGCAACTTGTGGCGTAATCGGCGACGAACGTTGATTACGGTGTCGAGCATTTGTTTCGCCCTGTTTTTTGGCCTCATGATGAAATCGGTGGTCAAAGGGATGTACGATCGCATCGATGATCAAATGATTCGTAACACTACGGGTTATGTTCAACTCCAGCATCCAGCTTATTGGGACGATAAGAACATTGATAATTCCATGGCCTGGGATGAGGATTTTAAATCCCTGGTTCAATCCACTCCTGGGGTGGAAGCGATGGCTCCTAAGCTTGATTATTTTGCCTTGGTTTCAACGGGTAATATCACCAAAGGAACCGCGGTCATTGGAACACTTCCTGAAATGGAAAAGCAGCTGTCGGGCATGCACACCAAGGTGGTGGAGGGGACTTACTTTTCTGAAGCTAATCAAGGAACGATGGTGGCGGTGGACTTGGCGAAATACCTCAAGCTTTCGATTGGTGATACGCTGGTACTGTTCGGTCAGGGCTACCATGGAATCACTGCTGCAGGAAAGTACTGGGTGCAGGGAATTGTAGATTTTAATGTTCCGTTGATGAATACCTCCATGTTGTTCATCCACCTGGAAGATGCCCAACACCTTTTCGGAGCAGAAGGCCGATTGACCCATGTGTCCCTCATGGTGGAGAGTCCTGAATACATGATCCCGGTCCAAAGCCAATTGAACCAGCAGCTAGATTCAACCCAAGCTATTGCCAAAAATTGGAAGGAACTTAACCCGGAATATGTCCAATCACAAGGCACAAAAAATGTTTCAACGGGAATTATGATTGGCGTTCTTTACCTGATCGTAGGTTTTGGCATTTTCGGAACCTTGTTTATGATGACCCTGGAACGGCGCAGGGAATTTTCAGTGATGATCTCCATCGGAATGAAGCGCAGTAAGCTCGCCATCGTGGTTTTTATTGAAAGCGTTTTACTTGGAATTATAGGCGTGTTGAGTGGATTGGGGATAAGCCTTCCGGTCTTGTTTTACCTCAATGCGAATCCTATCGAGTTAACCGGTGATATGGCCGCCATGTATCGCCAGTATAACATTGAGCCAACGTTCATATTCTCCACAGAGCCCGTTTTTATCTTTAACCAGCTGATGATCATCTTTTGTATTTGCGTCCTTCTGGCCGTGGTTCCCATTATCAGCGTTCATCGGCTCAATTTTGTTAATGCACTAAGAGGAAGATGA
- a CDS encoding outer membrane lipoprotein-sorting protein — MKSLMIFLSLLLGIGQPLVAQELSARDIVDKANQLTLGNSAKSEMEMTIQRPSWNRTITMKSWSLGTEYSMIYITGPARDKGQVFLKRQTEMWNWMPTVSRMIKIPSSMMGQSWMGSDFTNDDLVRMNSKVEDYTHKLLGEENIGGYDCYKVELIPKEDAAVVWGKLIMWIAKDEFYTMKQENYDEDMELVNTMIGSDIRQMGDRKLPARMELVPADKKNQKTIIVVKWQEFGIDIQEGFFSQQNMKKVR; from the coding sequence ATGAAATCTTTGATGATTTTCCTTTCACTCCTTTTGGGTATTGGACAGCCACTTGTAGCACAAGAACTTTCAGCACGAGATATTGTAGACAAAGCCAATCAATTGACCCTTGGCAATTCGGCGAAAAGTGAAATGGAAATGACCATTCAACGCCCTTCCTGGAACCGAACGATTACTATGAAATCCTGGAGTTTGGGAACGGAATACTCCATGATTTACATCACCGGGCCTGCTCGCGATAAAGGGCAAGTTTTTCTAAAGCGACAAACAGAAATGTGGAACTGGATGCCTACCGTTTCGCGAATGATCAAAATTCCAAGCTCCATGATGGGGCAAAGCTGGATGGGCTCTGATTTTACCAACGATGATCTGGTTCGGATGAACTCTAAGGTGGAAGATTATACCCACAAACTTCTCGGTGAAGAAAACATCGGTGGTTATGATTGCTACAAGGTGGAATTGATTCCAAAGGAAGATGCCGCCGTAGTTTGGGGGAAGCTAATCATGTGGATTGCCAAAGATGAGTTCTACACGATGAAGCAGGAGAATTACGACGAAGACATGGAACTGGTCAATACCATGATTGGATCGGACATTCGCCAGATGGGAGATCGAAAATTACCTGCACGCATGGAATTGGTTCCAGCAGATAAAAAGAATCAGAAGACCATAATTGTGGTGAAGTGGCAGGAATTTGGAATTGATATTCAAGAAGGCTTCTTCTCTCAGCAGAACATGAAAAAGGTGCGGTAG
- a CDS encoding TetR/AcrR family transcriptional regulator, with the protein MPRSKEAFEEIRLATRSRILEQSMKLFADYGFKHTSINRIADACGIAKGTVYHHFKTKEDILLAIIQNYVEQMIDGINQIPVTHGAAQILHERVKNIIRMVKENPEVHRLFTAVIQQIHNHPAVIPYLEKMKEVMLVDYIDLFRQMNFEDPEMELMYFDAVLDGAIFKFLLLGEEYPLDQVIAELMKRY; encoded by the coding sequence ATGCCAAGATCCAAGGAAGCTTTTGAGGAGATAAGACTCGCCACCCGAAGTCGAATTTTGGAGCAAAGCATGAAGCTATTTGCGGATTACGGATTTAAGCATACCTCCATCAACCGAATTGCCGATGCCTGCGGCATAGCGAAAGGTACGGTTTACCACCACTTTAAGACCAAAGAAGACATCCTTCTGGCCATTATTCAGAATTATGTGGAGCAGATGATTGATGGAATTAATCAGATTCCAGTAACCCATGGAGCTGCCCAAATCCTTCATGAAAGGGTTAAGAACATCATTCGTATGGTCAAAGAAAACCCTGAAGTGCATCGACTTTTTACGGCTGTCATACAACAAATTCATAACCACCCGGCTGTGATTCCTTATCTTGAGAAGATGAAGGAAGTGATGCTGGTGGACTACATTGATTTGTTTCGCCAGATGAACTTTGAAGATCCTGAAATGGAGCTTATGTATTTTGATGCGGTGCTGGATGGGGCAATCTTCAAATTTCTTCTATTGGGAGAGGAATATCCTTTGGATCAGGTTATTGCAGAATTAATGAAGCGGTATTGA
- a CDS encoding N(4)-(beta-N-acetylglucosaminyl)-L-asparaginase — protein MDEQRRDFIKKVALGGPALATMGTTLAVQSCAAENVPEGQNAMAATPLQVRKPVVISTWKFGFPANEKAWEILTEGGRALDAVEQGVRVPEDDPNVATVGYGGYPDRDGFVTLDSCIMDELGNCGSVAYLQHIKNPISVARKVMEETPHIMLVGDGALQFALDQGFEKMDLSTEHSKNRWEEWKKEKNYEPVINIENHDTIGMLALDENGDLSGACTTSGLAWKMHGRVGDSPIIGAGLFVDNEVGAATATGKGEAVIKIAGTHLIVELMRQGKSPQEACEEAIQRIIKKQPDHKDFQVGFLALNKQGQYGAYSIQDGFAYNVFYDEEKIHTKSPSALKKK, from the coding sequence ATGGACGAGCAAAGAAGAGATTTTATCAAAAAGGTTGCTTTGGGTGGGCCGGCCCTGGCGACTATGGGAACGACCTTGGCTGTACAGAGTTGTGCAGCGGAAAATGTGCCCGAAGGTCAAAATGCCATGGCTGCAACACCTCTCCAGGTTAGAAAGCCAGTGGTTATCTCGACCTGGAAATTTGGCTTTCCGGCCAACGAAAAGGCCTGGGAAATACTCACTGAGGGTGGTCGAGCCTTGGATGCGGTGGAGCAGGGAGTTCGAGTGCCGGAGGATGACCCCAATGTGGCTACGGTCGGATATGGCGGGTACCCTGATCGAGATGGGTTTGTGACCCTCGATTCCTGTATCATGGATGAATTGGGGAATTGTGGATCGGTTGCCTATTTGCAGCACATCAAAAATCCTATATCTGTAGCCCGTAAGGTGATGGAAGAAACGCCCCACATTATGTTGGTGGGAGATGGTGCTTTGCAATTTGCGCTGGATCAAGGATTTGAAAAGATGGATTTGTCTACCGAACATTCTAAAAATCGATGGGAAGAGTGGAAAAAGGAAAAGAATTATGAGCCGGTAATCAATATCGAAAACCACGATACCATCGGAATGTTGGCTTTGGATGAAAACGGAGACTTGTCTGGAGCTTGTACCACAAGCGGACTGGCCTGGAAGATGCACGGCCGCGTTGGAGATTCACCTATTATTGGGGCCGGTCTATTTGTAGATAATGAAGTAGGAGCGGCTACGGCCACAGGAAAAGGGGAGGCTGTGATCAAAATTGCAGGAACCCATTTGATTGTGGAATTGATGCGACAAGGGAAAAGTCCCCAAGAAGCTTGTGAAGAGGCCATTCAAAGAATCATCAAAAAACAGCCCGACCATAAGGACTTTCAGGTGGGCTTTTTGGCGCTCAACAAGCAAGGCCAATATGGCGCCTATTCGATTCAAGACGGGTTTGCCTACAATGTTTTCTACGATGAAGAAAAGATCCATACCAAGTCGCCTTCAGCGTTAAAAAAGAAGTGA
- a CDS encoding methyltransferase domain-containing protein: MNPAQNISDYYNQTLVHYKRHWKLRQQQAIHYGIWYPDTRSFAESLQNSNRKVAELLDPRPEHRLLDAGCGVGGTARFLAKHFHCQVTGIALGSKLIEFANNLPETQELGNRVILEERNYLATGYPDYSFDGVYAVESMCHSDHKKDFLAEAYRLLKPGGKLIVIDYFLPNRDLTTKEASPINKWLGFWAIPNLVRKDEFEKLCYDVGFENVIMKDYTPHILRSAKRMYHGAILGAIPSELYNLFHPSASRFARKHYQSGYWQYKTLRQGLWNYQVVKIHKPK, from the coding sequence ATGAATCCGGCTCAAAACATATCGGACTACTACAACCAAACGCTGGTGCACTACAAGCGACATTGGAAGCTCCGTCAACAGCAAGCCATTCATTATGGAATCTGGTATCCTGACACCCGAAGTTTTGCTGAGTCCTTGCAAAACTCCAATCGAAAGGTGGCCGAGTTACTGGACCCTCGCCCAGAACATCGTTTGCTGGACGCCGGATGCGGCGTAGGGGGAACCGCCCGATTTTTGGCCAAGCATTTTCATTGCCAGGTAACCGGAATTGCCCTGGGAAGCAAGTTGATCGAATTTGCGAACAACCTCCCAGAAACCCAGGAACTCGGCAATCGAGTAATTCTGGAAGAACGGAACTACCTTGCTACAGGATATCCGGATTATAGTTTTGATGGAGTTTATGCCGTAGAAAGTATGTGCCACAGTGATCATAAGAAAGATTTCTTGGCAGAGGCCTACCGTCTGTTAAAACCAGGTGGAAAGTTGATCGTTATCGATTACTTCCTTCCCAATCGAGATTTAACGACCAAAGAAGCATCTCCCATTAACAAATGGCTGGGCTTTTGGGCCATACCCAATTTGGTGCGTAAGGATGAATTCGAAAAGCTGTGCTACGACGTGGGATTCGAAAACGTGATCATGAAAGATTACACTCCGCACATACTGCGCTCAGCCAAGCGAATGTACCATGGAGCCATCCTGGGGGCAATCCCTTCAGAGTTGTACAACCTGTTTCATCCATCAGCGAGTAGATTTGCCCGCAAGCATTACCAATCCGGCTACTGGCAATACAAAACCTTGCGCCAGGGATTATGGAATTATCAGGTGGTGAAAATTCACAAGCCAAAATAG
- a CDS encoding glycosyltransferase family 2 protein has protein sequence MTQEPSQNHFQKLSIIIPAYNEAATIHLILNKVGEVKIVEGIEKEIIIVDDCSKDGTYETLQAYKNDHPEMNIRTLRHEVNKGKGAALHTGIEHATGEYLIIQDADLEYDPEEYNDLLKPVLNGNADVVYGSRFQGANPHRILFFWHTIGNKFLTFLSNMFTNLNLTDMETCYKLFDTKILQSIKLNENRFGFEPEVTAKISRIPKIRIYEVGISYYGRTYEEGKKIGWKDGFRAIYCILKYNLFSR, from the coding sequence ATGACTCAAGAACCATCACAAAATCATTTTCAAAAGCTTTCGATCATTATACCAGCTTACAACGAAGCTGCTACCATCCACTTAATTTTGAATAAAGTGGGGGAGGTAAAAATTGTTGAAGGAATCGAAAAAGAAATCATCATTGTGGACGATTGTTCAAAAGATGGTACCTATGAAACCCTTCAGGCTTACAAAAATGATCATCCGGAAATGAATATTCGCACCTTGCGTCATGAGGTGAATAAGGGTAAGGGTGCTGCACTCCATACTGGAATTGAGCACGCCACTGGAGAATACCTAATTATTCAGGATGCTGACCTTGAATACGACCCAGAAGAATATAACGACCTACTTAAACCAGTGTTAAATGGAAATGCAGACGTGGTTTATGGTTCTCGATTTCAGGGAGCAAACCCTCACCGCATTCTGTTCTTTTGGCACACCATCGGAAATAAATTTCTCACCTTCCTTTCCAACATGTTCACGAACTTGAACCTAACGGATATGGAAACCTGCTACAAATTGTTTGATACCAAAATCCTTCAGTCCATCAAATTGAATGAAAATCGATTTGGGTTTGAACCTGAGGTGACTGCTAAGATTTCGAGAATTCCTAAAATCCGGATTTACGAAGTTGGAATTTCTTATTACGGTCGAACTTATGAGGAAGGAAAGAAAATTGGATGGAAAGATGGATTCAGAGCTATCTACTGCATACTGAAGTACAATCTTTTTAGCCGTTAA
- a CDS encoding glycosyltransferase family 39 protein: MKSQKEENQPKDASPKLIHSLLFYAILAIGLGSRLYHYLMGRSLWEDEAHLALNLLDRSFWELTEPLDHLQIAPVLFMLATKIMTSIFGYGEMALRSVPFMSSVLTFPLFYFISLKITGNRRISLLAFFLFAVCLTPGYFASELKPYAVDLAAYLALVYITISDHRLVAKYRNLWLLIAGSIALFMSFTSVIILICIGAYTLTQWIRDKKIDKKQFAVFASWVAVLLFNYLFFIANNPHRKSSEMMNFWDSAFMPINPFSAEFLSFIQIQYKQVFFDLLLNISPLYGFYWVIIAFIVGFVGYAIKSKNRAIYGLVVLPIVIHLILSSFHIYPFYRRLILDLIPPFILIVAIGCYQWANILGKRIHISLFWIVVLISAYQFSIKSYHEFPQWYREFKPSMEYVNNLPDSVSLFVTTPINTVRYYEKTGQLKPKTIIPLNWNLTFQEVESRTLGLPNNSVLLYNLDQLANSEEIHSKLEYSRRIMDQFSFKNYGVTVIKSESENQIRLNHTSFHEYNVISIDEEKLVAIWDGFVETKALKIEPGHYKCTVACKGTSLGNVFSEVAVKLNNSQVQSITCTSDFKLFEKNIEITDSVSVFQFELLNDSSDQVTHEDRNVFINSMSLQKIELEN, from the coding sequence ATGAAAAGTCAAAAAGAGGAAAACCAACCTAAGGATGCAAGTCCAAAACTCATCCACTCTTTGTTGTTTTATGCTATTCTGGCCATTGGCCTCGGATCCCGACTATACCATTACTTAATGGGTAGGAGCCTTTGGGAGGATGAGGCTCATTTGGCCTTAAATCTATTGGATCGATCATTTTGGGAATTAACCGAACCGCTTGACCACCTTCAAATCGCCCCGGTGCTGTTTATGCTGGCTACCAAAATCATGACATCCATTTTTGGTTATGGCGAAATGGCTTTGAGAAGTGTCCCCTTTATGTCATCCGTTCTCACCTTCCCACTTTTCTATTTCATAAGCTTAAAAATCACCGGTAACAGACGAATTAGCTTACTCGCCTTCTTTCTGTTTGCTGTTTGCCTAACTCCGGGCTACTTCGCTTCTGAATTGAAACCTTATGCCGTTGATTTAGCCGCCTACCTGGCTTTGGTCTATATCACGATTAGTGACCATCGCTTAGTTGCCAAATACCGAAACCTATGGCTTCTAATCGCCGGTTCCATCGCCCTGTTTATGTCCTTTACGTCAGTTATCATTCTGATTTGCATCGGAGCATATACCTTGACTCAGTGGATAAGGGACAAAAAGATAGATAAAAAGCAGTTCGCTGTTTTCGCCTCATGGGTTGCCGTTCTCCTATTCAATTATTTGTTCTTTATCGCAAATAATCCGCATCGAAAAAGTTCGGAGATGATGAATTTTTGGGACTCAGCCTTCATGCCGATTAATCCTTTTAGTGCTGAATTTCTGTCCTTTATTCAAATCCAATACAAGCAAGTCTTTTTCGACCTCCTTCTTAATATCTCTCCACTATATGGCTTTTATTGGGTCATTATAGCCTTTATCGTAGGGTTTGTCGGGTACGCTATTAAGAGTAAAAACAGAGCTATTTATGGCCTGGTTGTTCTTCCGATTGTAATCCACTTAATCCTCTCTTCCTTTCACATCTATCCATTTTACCGAAGGCTAATTCTGGATCTTATCCCTCCCTTTATCTTGATTGTAGCTATTGGTTGCTATCAATGGGCAAATATTCTGGGCAAACGAATTCATATCTCCTTATTCTGGATTGTTGTTTTGATTTCAGCCTACCAATTCAGCATCAAGTCCTACCATGAATTTCCACAGTGGTATCGAGAGTTTAAACCTTCCATGGAATACGTCAATAATTTACCTGACAGCGTATCTCTATTTGTCACCACTCCTATAAATACGGTTAGATATTACGAAAAAACCGGGCAGTTAAAACCCAAAACAATCATTCCGTTGAATTGGAACCTTACCTTTCAAGAAGTAGAAAGTCGAACATTGGGCCTGCCCAACAACTCTGTTTTACTTTATAATTTGGATCAACTGGCCAATTCTGAGGAGATCCATTCCAAGCTGGAATACAGCCGCCGAATAATGGATCAATTTTCTTTTAAGAACTATGGCGTTACCGTCATAAAATCCGAAAGCGAAAATCAAATTAGACTTAACCACACCTCTTTCCATGAGTATAATGTCATTTCCATTGATGAGGAAAAATTGGTTGCGATTTGGGATGGCTTTGTCGAGACGAAAGCCTTAAAAATTGAACCTGGGCATTATAAATGCACGGTGGCCTGCAAAGGCACTTCGCTTGGAAATGTATTCTCTGAAGTAGCGGTAAAGTTGAACAACAGCCAAGTACAATCCATTACCTGCACATCGGATTTTAAGTTATTCGAAAAGAATATTGAGATAACGGACTCGGTTAGTGTCTTCCAGTTTGAACTACTTAATGATAGTTCCGATCAAGTTACCCATGAAGACAGAAATGTCTTTATAAACTCCATGAGTTTGCAAAAAATCGAATTGGAAAATTGA